A region of Osmerus eperlanus unplaced genomic scaffold, fOsmEpe2.1 SCAFFOLD_63, whole genome shotgun sequence DNA encodes the following proteins:
- the pla2g6 gene encoding 85/88 kDa calcium-independent phospholipase A2 isoform X3, which translates to MQFLGRLLDTVSSVSNLFSNPYRVRDVPLSDYSGGGRVRLKEEGRMVLYRNSNSQSWDCLLTCPDTPTMALRLFQVASEEDAMNWFPQYALKLRPFYETLSLKAESAQPIVDSLRGHPDWSSAHIAVDTGLRECLKHNYVQSQINARDGAGQTPLHVACERGDVACVKELLEESQARTNIKDKNGETPMHCAAKQDSAVIIQALCSRLCEGVNDLNVAGETPLHVACRLGRAEAVKALLGGGARCDVVGGSGYPIHSAMKYSEKSCAEAILTADPGQLEAEDALYGGTPLHWSKTAEMCRLLLERGSTVNYLSKTGESPLHVLTRRGRFEAAMVLLTHGGHPNLRGQDGNTALHLAMKMDHMDLIKALIVFGADVEIHNDLGETPGLIAARTSKGPNRKVLLDMLCSVGVQRCHPPSSPSPHPQTTATYKKASTPPGIGFEDIMHVAATVGAMSQGRQEVDGLKTGKMKIDRLLCLDGGGIKGLVLIQLLIALEREAGRPTRELFDWVSGTSTGGILALAIVHGKSMEYLRCLYFRMKEQVFKGSRPYESAPLEDFLKKEFGENTKMTDVQNPRVMVTSVLADRHPGELHIFRNYDPPSLHREPPYSTSASFQPLTIPQGWEDEDVLIVGYTQEPPRKRRKVTDQEQCVWRAARSSGAAPTYFRPMGRFLDGGLLANNPTLDAMTEIHQYNKALRAEGRNEEIQKLAVVVSLGTGKPPQVVVNSVDVFRPSNPLELAKSFVGAKELGKMLVDCCTDSDGCAVDRARAWCEMTDTHYHRLSPQLSQEVMLDEISDAVLVDMLWETQMYLFQQRDGIRSLALQLLMD; encoded by the exons ATGCAGTTTCTGGGGCGCCTGCTAGACACGGTCTCCTCCGTGTCCAACCTGTTCTCCAACCCCTACCGCGTCCGGGACGTACCACTGTCCGACTACAGCGGGGGTGGCAGAGTCCGACTGAAGGAGGAGGGCCGTATGGTGCTGTACAGGAACTCCAACAGCCAATCGTGGGACTGCCTGCTGACGTGCCCCGACACCCCCACCATGGCCTTGAG gTTGTTCCAGGTGGCGTCAGAGGAGGACGCCATGAACTGGTTCCCCCAGTATGCCCTCAAGCTCCGCCCCTTCTACGAGACACTCTCCCTGAAGGCGGAGTCGGCCCAGCCAATCGTAGACAGCCTCCGCGGCCACCCGGACTGGAGCTCCGCCCACATCGCCGTGGATACGGGGCTGAGGGAGTGTCTTAAGCACAACTACGTCCAGAG TCAGATCAATGCGCGGGACGGGGCGGGCCAGACGCCGCTGCACGTGGCGTGCGAGCGGGGCGACGTGGCGTGCGTGAaggagctgctggaggagagCCAGGCTCGCACCAACATCAAGGACAAGAACGGGGAGACGCCCATGCACTGTGCTGCCAAGCAGGACTCAGCCGTCATCatacag gcgctGTGTTCCCGTCTGTGCGAGGGCGTGAACGACCTGAACGTTGCCGGGGAGACGCCCCTTCATGTGGCGTGTCGTCTGGGGCGGGCGGAGGCCGTCAAGGCCCtgctggggggcggggccaggtgtGATGTCGTAGGGGGGAGTGGCTACCCTATCCACTCCGCCATGAAGTACAGCGAgaagag ctGTGCTGAGGCTATCCTGACAGCAGACCCAGGTCAGCTAGAAGCGGAGGATGCTCTGTACGGAGGCACCCCGCTACACTGGTCCAAGactgcagag ATGTGCCGTctgctgctggagagaggctcCACAGTGAACTACCTCAGTAAGACAGGGGAGAGCCCGCTGCACGTGCTCACCAGGAGGGGGCGCTTCGAGGCAGCCATGGTGCTGCTGACACACGGGGGGCACCCCAACCTCCGGGGGCAGGACGGGAACACCGCTCTGCACCTCGCCATGAAG ATGGACCACATGGATCTGATCAAGGCCCTGATCGTGTTCGGGGCCGACGTGGAGATCCACAACGACCTGGGAGAGACCCCAGGGCTGATCGCTGCTCGCACCAgcaaag gtCCTAACAGAAAGGTTCTGCTGGACATGCTGTGTAGTGTAGGGGTACAGcgatgtcaccccccctcctccccctctcctcacccccaaaCCACCGCCACCTACAAGAAGGCTTCCACTCCCCCTGGCATAG GCTTCGAGGACATCATGCACGTGGCGGCCACCGTTGGAGCCATGAGTCAGGGTCGACAGGAAGTGGACGGCCTCAAAACAGGAAAGATGAA gatagACAGGTTACTGTGTCTGGATGGGGGGGGTATTAAGGGCCTGGTTCTGATCCAGCTGCTGATcgccctggagagggaggctggccgGCCCACCAGGGAGCTCTTCGACTGGGTCTCTGGAACCAGCACCGGGGGCATCCTGGCCCTGGCCATAGTccacg gtaagTCCATGGAGTACCTGCGCTGCCTGTACTTCAGGATGAAAGAGCAGGTGTTCAAGGGGTCACGACCTTACGAGTCGGCTCCTCTGGAGGACTTCCTGAAGAAGGAGTTTGGAGAGAACACCAAGATGACAGACGTACAGAACCCCAG gGTGATGGTGACCAGCGTgctggcagacagacacccaGGGGAGCTCCACATCTTCAGGAACTacgaccccccctccctccacagagAGCCCCCCTACTCTACCTCGGCCTCCTTCCAGCCCCTCACCATCCCACAAG gatgggaggatgaggatgtgttGATTGTTGGCTACACTCAAGAACCACCCAGAAAGCGTAGGAAGGTGACagaccaag AGCAGTGCGTGTGGAGGGCTGCCCGCTCCAGTGGCGCCGCCCCTACTTACTTCCGGCCAATGGGCAGGTTCCTGGACGGAGGACTGCTGGCCAATAACCCCACGTTAGACGCCATGACAGAGATCCACCAGTACAACAAGGCTCTGAGGGCAGAG GGGCGCAATGAGGAGATCCAGAAGTTAGCTGTGGTGGTCTCTCTTGGAACAG gtAAGCCCCCCCAGGTGGTGGTGAACTCTGTGGACGTGTTCCGACCCTCAAACCCCCTGGAGCTGGCCAAGAGCTTCGTAGGAGCCAAGGAGCTGGGCAAGATGCTGGTGGACTGt tgtACAGACTCAGATGGGTGTGCAGTGGACAGAGCCAGAGCCTGGTGTGAGATGACTGATACACACtaccacag actgAGTCCTCAGCTGTCTCAGGAAGTGATGCTGGATGAGATCAGTGACGCCGTGCTGGTGGACATGTTGTGGGAGACCCAGATGTACCTGTTCCAGCAGAGAGACGGCATCCGCTCTCtggccctacagctcctcatggactga
- the pla2g6 gene encoding 85/88 kDa calcium-independent phospholipase A2 isoform X4, whose amino-acid sequence MNGTVCVQRRVFTFEKCTAFNIFNDTAYLASSQAQLATVSRQPTMQFLGRLLDTVSSVSNLFSNPYRVRDVPLSDYSGGGRVRLKEEGRMVLYRNSNSQSWDCLLTCPDTPTMALRLFQVASEEDAMNWFPQYALKLRPFYETLSLKAESAQPIVDSLRGHPDWSSAHIAVDTGLRECLKHNYVQSQINARDGAGQTPLHVACERGDVACVKELLEESQARTNIKDKNGETPMHCAAKQDSAVIIQALCSRLCEGVNDLNVAGETPLHVACRLGRAEAVKALLGGGARCDVVGGSGYPIHSAMKYSEKSCAEAILTADPGQLEAEDALYGGTPLHWSKTAEMCRLLLERGSTVNYLSKTGESPLHVLTRRGRFEAAMVLLTHGGHPNLRGQDGNTALHLAMKMDHMDLIKALIVFGADVEIHNDLGETPGLIAARTSKGFEDIMHVAATVGAMSQGRQEVDGLKTGKMKIDRLLCLDGGGIKGLVLIQLLIALEREAGRPTRELFDWVSGTSTGGILALAIVHGKSMEYLRCLYFRMKEQVFKGSRPYESAPLEDFLKKEFGENTKMTDVQNPRVMVTSVLADRHPGELHIFRNYDPPSLHREPPYSTSASFQPLTIPQGWEDEDVLIVGYTQEPPRKRRKVTDQEQCVWRAARSSGAAPTYFRPMGRFLDGGLLANNPTLDAMTEIHQYNKALRAEGRNEEIQKLAVVVSLGTGKPPQVVVNSVDVFRPSNPLELAKSFVGAKELGKMLVDCCTDSDGCAVDRARAWCEMTDTHYHRLSPQLSQEVMLDEISDAVLVDMLWETQMYLFQQRDGIRSLALQLLMD is encoded by the exons ATGAATGGAACCGTTTGTGTGCAACGGAGGGTTTTTACCTTTGAAAAGTGTACAGCATTCAACATTTTCAATGACACTGCGTATCTAGCTAGCTCACAAGCACAGCTAGCTACCGTGTCTAG ACAACCAACCATGCAGTTTCTGGGGCGCCTGCTAGACACGGTCTCCTCCGTGTCCAACCTGTTCTCCAACCCCTACCGCGTCCGGGACGTACCACTGTCCGACTACAGCGGGGGTGGCAGAGTCCGACTGAAGGAGGAGGGCCGTATGGTGCTGTACAGGAACTCCAACAGCCAATCGTGGGACTGCCTGCTGACGTGCCCCGACACCCCCACCATGGCCTTGAG gTTGTTCCAGGTGGCGTCAGAGGAGGACGCCATGAACTGGTTCCCCCAGTATGCCCTCAAGCTCCGCCCCTTCTACGAGACACTCTCCCTGAAGGCGGAGTCGGCCCAGCCAATCGTAGACAGCCTCCGCGGCCACCCGGACTGGAGCTCCGCCCACATCGCCGTGGATACGGGGCTGAGGGAGTGTCTTAAGCACAACTACGTCCAGAG TCAGATCAATGCGCGGGACGGGGCGGGCCAGACGCCGCTGCACGTGGCGTGCGAGCGGGGCGACGTGGCGTGCGTGAaggagctgctggaggagagCCAGGCTCGCACCAACATCAAGGACAAGAACGGGGAGACGCCCATGCACTGTGCTGCCAAGCAGGACTCAGCCGTCATCatacag gcgctGTGTTCCCGTCTGTGCGAGGGCGTGAACGACCTGAACGTTGCCGGGGAGACGCCCCTTCATGTGGCGTGTCGTCTGGGGCGGGCGGAGGCCGTCAAGGCCCtgctggggggcggggccaggtgtGATGTCGTAGGGGGGAGTGGCTACCCTATCCACTCCGCCATGAAGTACAGCGAgaagag ctGTGCTGAGGCTATCCTGACAGCAGACCCAGGTCAGCTAGAAGCGGAGGATGCTCTGTACGGAGGCACCCCGCTACACTGGTCCAAGactgcagag ATGTGCCGTctgctgctggagagaggctcCACAGTGAACTACCTCAGTAAGACAGGGGAGAGCCCGCTGCACGTGCTCACCAGGAGGGGGCGCTTCGAGGCAGCCATGGTGCTGCTGACACACGGGGGGCACCCCAACCTCCGGGGGCAGGACGGGAACACCGCTCTGCACCTCGCCATGAAG ATGGACCACATGGATCTGATCAAGGCCCTGATCGTGTTCGGGGCCGACGTGGAGATCCACAACGACCTGGGAGAGACCCCAGGGCTGATCGCTGCTCGCACCAgcaaag GCTTCGAGGACATCATGCACGTGGCGGCCACCGTTGGAGCCATGAGTCAGGGTCGACAGGAAGTGGACGGCCTCAAAACAGGAAAGATGAA gatagACAGGTTACTGTGTCTGGATGGGGGGGGTATTAAGGGCCTGGTTCTGATCCAGCTGCTGATcgccctggagagggaggctggccgGCCCACCAGGGAGCTCTTCGACTGGGTCTCTGGAACCAGCACCGGGGGCATCCTGGCCCTGGCCATAGTccacg gtaagTCCATGGAGTACCTGCGCTGCCTGTACTTCAGGATGAAAGAGCAGGTGTTCAAGGGGTCACGACCTTACGAGTCGGCTCCTCTGGAGGACTTCCTGAAGAAGGAGTTTGGAGAGAACACCAAGATGACAGACGTACAGAACCCCAG gGTGATGGTGACCAGCGTgctggcagacagacacccaGGGGAGCTCCACATCTTCAGGAACTacgaccccccctccctccacagagAGCCCCCCTACTCTACCTCGGCCTCCTTCCAGCCCCTCACCATCCCACAAG gatgggaggatgaggatgtgttGATTGTTGGCTACACTCAAGAACCACCCAGAAAGCGTAGGAAGGTGACagaccaag AGCAGTGCGTGTGGAGGGCTGCCCGCTCCAGTGGCGCCGCCCCTACTTACTTCCGGCCAATGGGCAGGTTCCTGGACGGAGGACTGCTGGCCAATAACCCCACGTTAGACGCCATGACAGAGATCCACCAGTACAACAAGGCTCTGAGGGCAGAG GGGCGCAATGAGGAGATCCAGAAGTTAGCTGTGGTGGTCTCTCTTGGAACAG gtAAGCCCCCCCAGGTGGTGGTGAACTCTGTGGACGTGTTCCGACCCTCAAACCCCCTGGAGCTGGCCAAGAGCTTCGTAGGAGCCAAGGAGCTGGGCAAGATGCTGGTGGACTGt tgtACAGACTCAGATGGGTGTGCAGTGGACAGAGCCAGAGCCTGGTGTGAGATGACTGATACACACtaccacag actgAGTCCTCAGCTGTCTCAGGAAGTGATGCTGGATGAGATCAGTGACGCCGTGCTGGTGGACATGTTGTGGGAGACCCAGATGTACCTGTTCCAGCAGAGAGACGGCATCCGCTCTCtggccctacagctcctcatggactga
- the pla2g6 gene encoding 85/88 kDa calcium-independent phospholipase A2 isoform X2, with translation MNGTVCVQRRVFTFEKCTAFNIFNDTAYLASSQAQLATVSRQPTMQFLGRLLDTVSSVSNLFSNPYRVRDVPLSDYSGGGRVRLKEEGRMVLYRNSNSQSWDCLLTCPDTPTMALRLFQVASEEDAMNWFPQYALKLRPFYETLSLKAESAQPIVDSLRGHPDWSSAHIAVDTGLRECLKHNYVQSQINARDGAGQTPLHVACERGDVACVKELLEESQARTNIKDKNGETPMHCAAKQDSAVIIQALCSRLCEGVNDLNVAGETPLHVACRLGRAEAVKALLGGGARCDVVGGSGYPIHSAMKYSEKSCAEAILTADPGQLEAEDALYGGTPLHWSKTAEMCRLLLERGSTVNYLSKTGESPLHVLTRRGRFEAAMVLLTHGGHPNLRGQDGNTALHLAMKMDHMDLIKALIVFGADVEIHNDLGETPGLIAARTSKGPNRKVLLDMLCSVGVQRCHPPSSPSPHPQTTATYKKASTPPGIGFEDIMHVAATVGAMSQGRQEVDGLKTGKMKIDRLLCLDGGGIKGLVLIQLLIALEREAGRPTRELFDWVSGTSTGGILALAIVHGKSMEYLRCLYFRMKEQVFKGSRPYESAPLEDFLKKEFGENTKMTDVQNPRVMVTSVLADRHPGELHIFRNYDPPSLHREPPYSTSASFQPLTIPQEQCVWRAARSSGAAPTYFRPMGRFLDGGLLANNPTLDAMTEIHQYNKALRAEGRNEEIQKLAVVVSLGTGKPPQVVVNSVDVFRPSNPLELAKSFVGAKELGKMLVDCCTDSDGCAVDRARAWCEMTDTHYHRLSPQLSQEVMLDEISDAVLVDMLWETQMYLFQQRDGIRSLALQLLMD, from the exons ATGAATGGAACCGTTTGTGTGCAACGGAGGGTTTTTACCTTTGAAAAGTGTACAGCATTCAACATTTTCAATGACACTGCGTATCTAGCTAGCTCACAAGCACAGCTAGCTACCGTGTCTAG ACAACCAACCATGCAGTTTCTGGGGCGCCTGCTAGACACGGTCTCCTCCGTGTCCAACCTGTTCTCCAACCCCTACCGCGTCCGGGACGTACCACTGTCCGACTACAGCGGGGGTGGCAGAGTCCGACTGAAGGAGGAGGGCCGTATGGTGCTGTACAGGAACTCCAACAGCCAATCGTGGGACTGCCTGCTGACGTGCCCCGACACCCCCACCATGGCCTTGAG gTTGTTCCAGGTGGCGTCAGAGGAGGACGCCATGAACTGGTTCCCCCAGTATGCCCTCAAGCTCCGCCCCTTCTACGAGACACTCTCCCTGAAGGCGGAGTCGGCCCAGCCAATCGTAGACAGCCTCCGCGGCCACCCGGACTGGAGCTCCGCCCACATCGCCGTGGATACGGGGCTGAGGGAGTGTCTTAAGCACAACTACGTCCAGAG TCAGATCAATGCGCGGGACGGGGCGGGCCAGACGCCGCTGCACGTGGCGTGCGAGCGGGGCGACGTGGCGTGCGTGAaggagctgctggaggagagCCAGGCTCGCACCAACATCAAGGACAAGAACGGGGAGACGCCCATGCACTGTGCTGCCAAGCAGGACTCAGCCGTCATCatacag gcgctGTGTTCCCGTCTGTGCGAGGGCGTGAACGACCTGAACGTTGCCGGGGAGACGCCCCTTCATGTGGCGTGTCGTCTGGGGCGGGCGGAGGCCGTCAAGGCCCtgctggggggcggggccaggtgtGATGTCGTAGGGGGGAGTGGCTACCCTATCCACTCCGCCATGAAGTACAGCGAgaagag ctGTGCTGAGGCTATCCTGACAGCAGACCCAGGTCAGCTAGAAGCGGAGGATGCTCTGTACGGAGGCACCCCGCTACACTGGTCCAAGactgcagag ATGTGCCGTctgctgctggagagaggctcCACAGTGAACTACCTCAGTAAGACAGGGGAGAGCCCGCTGCACGTGCTCACCAGGAGGGGGCGCTTCGAGGCAGCCATGGTGCTGCTGACACACGGGGGGCACCCCAACCTCCGGGGGCAGGACGGGAACACCGCTCTGCACCTCGCCATGAAG ATGGACCACATGGATCTGATCAAGGCCCTGATCGTGTTCGGGGCCGACGTGGAGATCCACAACGACCTGGGAGAGACCCCAGGGCTGATCGCTGCTCGCACCAgcaaag gtCCTAACAGAAAGGTTCTGCTGGACATGCTGTGTAGTGTAGGGGTACAGcgatgtcaccccccctcctccccctctcctcacccccaaaCCACCGCCACCTACAAGAAGGCTTCCACTCCCCCTGGCATAG GCTTCGAGGACATCATGCACGTGGCGGCCACCGTTGGAGCCATGAGTCAGGGTCGACAGGAAGTGGACGGCCTCAAAACAGGAAAGATGAA gatagACAGGTTACTGTGTCTGGATGGGGGGGGTATTAAGGGCCTGGTTCTGATCCAGCTGCTGATcgccctggagagggaggctggccgGCCCACCAGGGAGCTCTTCGACTGGGTCTCTGGAACCAGCACCGGGGGCATCCTGGCCCTGGCCATAGTccacg gtaagTCCATGGAGTACCTGCGCTGCCTGTACTTCAGGATGAAAGAGCAGGTGTTCAAGGGGTCACGACCTTACGAGTCGGCTCCTCTGGAGGACTTCCTGAAGAAGGAGTTTGGAGAGAACACCAAGATGACAGACGTACAGAACCCCAG gGTGATGGTGACCAGCGTgctggcagacagacacccaGGGGAGCTCCACATCTTCAGGAACTacgaccccccctccctccacagagAGCCCCCCTACTCTACCTCGGCCTCCTTCCAGCCCCTCACCATCCCACAAG AGCAGTGCGTGTGGAGGGCTGCCCGCTCCAGTGGCGCCGCCCCTACTTACTTCCGGCCAATGGGCAGGTTCCTGGACGGAGGACTGCTGGCCAATAACCCCACGTTAGACGCCATGACAGAGATCCACCAGTACAACAAGGCTCTGAGGGCAGAG GGGCGCAATGAGGAGATCCAGAAGTTAGCTGTGGTGGTCTCTCTTGGAACAG gtAAGCCCCCCCAGGTGGTGGTGAACTCTGTGGACGTGTTCCGACCCTCAAACCCCCTGGAGCTGGCCAAGAGCTTCGTAGGAGCCAAGGAGCTGGGCAAGATGCTGGTGGACTGt tgtACAGACTCAGATGGGTGTGCAGTGGACAGAGCCAGAGCCTGGTGTGAGATGACTGATACACACtaccacag actgAGTCCTCAGCTGTCTCAGGAAGTGATGCTGGATGAGATCAGTGACGCCGTGCTGGTGGACATGTTGTGGGAGACCCAGATGTACCTGTTCCAGCAGAGAGACGGCATCCGCTCTCtggccctacagctcctcatggactga
- the pla2g6 gene encoding 85/88 kDa calcium-independent phospholipase A2 isoform X1, with product MNGTVCVQRRVFTFEKCTAFNIFNDTAYLASSQAQLATVSRQPTMQFLGRLLDTVSSVSNLFSNPYRVRDVPLSDYSGGGRVRLKEEGRMVLYRNSNSQSWDCLLTCPDTPTMALRLFQVASEEDAMNWFPQYALKLRPFYETLSLKAESAQPIVDSLRGHPDWSSAHIAVDTGLRECLKHNYVQSQINARDGAGQTPLHVACERGDVACVKELLEESQARTNIKDKNGETPMHCAAKQDSAVIIQALCSRLCEGVNDLNVAGETPLHVACRLGRAEAVKALLGGGARCDVVGGSGYPIHSAMKYSEKSCAEAILTADPGQLEAEDALYGGTPLHWSKTAEMCRLLLERGSTVNYLSKTGESPLHVLTRRGRFEAAMVLLTHGGHPNLRGQDGNTALHLAMKMDHMDLIKALIVFGADVEIHNDLGETPGLIAARTSKGPNRKVLLDMLCSVGVQRCHPPSSPSPHPQTTATYKKASTPPGIGFEDIMHVAATVGAMSQGRQEVDGLKTGKMKIDRLLCLDGGGIKGLVLIQLLIALEREAGRPTRELFDWVSGTSTGGILALAIVHGKSMEYLRCLYFRMKEQVFKGSRPYESAPLEDFLKKEFGENTKMTDVQNPRVMVTSVLADRHPGELHIFRNYDPPSLHREPPYSTSASFQPLTIPQGWEDEDVLIVGYTQEPPRKRRKVTDQEQCVWRAARSSGAAPTYFRPMGRFLDGGLLANNPTLDAMTEIHQYNKALRAEGRNEEIQKLAVVVSLGTGKPPQVVVNSVDVFRPSNPLELAKSFVGAKELGKMLVDCCTDSDGCAVDRARAWCEMTDTHYHRLSPQLSQEVMLDEISDAVLVDMLWETQMYLFQQRDGIRSLALQLLMD from the exons ATGAATGGAACCGTTTGTGTGCAACGGAGGGTTTTTACCTTTGAAAAGTGTACAGCATTCAACATTTTCAATGACACTGCGTATCTAGCTAGCTCACAAGCACAGCTAGCTACCGTGTCTAG ACAACCAACCATGCAGTTTCTGGGGCGCCTGCTAGACACGGTCTCCTCCGTGTCCAACCTGTTCTCCAACCCCTACCGCGTCCGGGACGTACCACTGTCCGACTACAGCGGGGGTGGCAGAGTCCGACTGAAGGAGGAGGGCCGTATGGTGCTGTACAGGAACTCCAACAGCCAATCGTGGGACTGCCTGCTGACGTGCCCCGACACCCCCACCATGGCCTTGAG gTTGTTCCAGGTGGCGTCAGAGGAGGACGCCATGAACTGGTTCCCCCAGTATGCCCTCAAGCTCCGCCCCTTCTACGAGACACTCTCCCTGAAGGCGGAGTCGGCCCAGCCAATCGTAGACAGCCTCCGCGGCCACCCGGACTGGAGCTCCGCCCACATCGCCGTGGATACGGGGCTGAGGGAGTGTCTTAAGCACAACTACGTCCAGAG TCAGATCAATGCGCGGGACGGGGCGGGCCAGACGCCGCTGCACGTGGCGTGCGAGCGGGGCGACGTGGCGTGCGTGAaggagctgctggaggagagCCAGGCTCGCACCAACATCAAGGACAAGAACGGGGAGACGCCCATGCACTGTGCTGCCAAGCAGGACTCAGCCGTCATCatacag gcgctGTGTTCCCGTCTGTGCGAGGGCGTGAACGACCTGAACGTTGCCGGGGAGACGCCCCTTCATGTGGCGTGTCGTCTGGGGCGGGCGGAGGCCGTCAAGGCCCtgctggggggcggggccaggtgtGATGTCGTAGGGGGGAGTGGCTACCCTATCCACTCCGCCATGAAGTACAGCGAgaagag ctGTGCTGAGGCTATCCTGACAGCAGACCCAGGTCAGCTAGAAGCGGAGGATGCTCTGTACGGAGGCACCCCGCTACACTGGTCCAAGactgcagag ATGTGCCGTctgctgctggagagaggctcCACAGTGAACTACCTCAGTAAGACAGGGGAGAGCCCGCTGCACGTGCTCACCAGGAGGGGGCGCTTCGAGGCAGCCATGGTGCTGCTGACACACGGGGGGCACCCCAACCTCCGGGGGCAGGACGGGAACACCGCTCTGCACCTCGCCATGAAG ATGGACCACATGGATCTGATCAAGGCCCTGATCGTGTTCGGGGCCGACGTGGAGATCCACAACGACCTGGGAGAGACCCCAGGGCTGATCGCTGCTCGCACCAgcaaag gtCCTAACAGAAAGGTTCTGCTGGACATGCTGTGTAGTGTAGGGGTACAGcgatgtcaccccccctcctccccctctcctcacccccaaaCCACCGCCACCTACAAGAAGGCTTCCACTCCCCCTGGCATAG GCTTCGAGGACATCATGCACGTGGCGGCCACCGTTGGAGCCATGAGTCAGGGTCGACAGGAAGTGGACGGCCTCAAAACAGGAAAGATGAA gatagACAGGTTACTGTGTCTGGATGGGGGGGGTATTAAGGGCCTGGTTCTGATCCAGCTGCTGATcgccctggagagggaggctggccgGCCCACCAGGGAGCTCTTCGACTGGGTCTCTGGAACCAGCACCGGGGGCATCCTGGCCCTGGCCATAGTccacg gtaagTCCATGGAGTACCTGCGCTGCCTGTACTTCAGGATGAAAGAGCAGGTGTTCAAGGGGTCACGACCTTACGAGTCGGCTCCTCTGGAGGACTTCCTGAAGAAGGAGTTTGGAGAGAACACCAAGATGACAGACGTACAGAACCCCAG gGTGATGGTGACCAGCGTgctggcagacagacacccaGGGGAGCTCCACATCTTCAGGAACTacgaccccccctccctccacagagAGCCCCCCTACTCTACCTCGGCCTCCTTCCAGCCCCTCACCATCCCACAAG gatgggaggatgaggatgtgttGATTGTTGGCTACACTCAAGAACCACCCAGAAAGCGTAGGAAGGTGACagaccaag AGCAGTGCGTGTGGAGGGCTGCCCGCTCCAGTGGCGCCGCCCCTACTTACTTCCGGCCAATGGGCAGGTTCCTGGACGGAGGACTGCTGGCCAATAACCCCACGTTAGACGCCATGACAGAGATCCACCAGTACAACAAGGCTCTGAGGGCAGAG GGGCGCAATGAGGAGATCCAGAAGTTAGCTGTGGTGGTCTCTCTTGGAACAG gtAAGCCCCCCCAGGTGGTGGTGAACTCTGTGGACGTGTTCCGACCCTCAAACCCCCTGGAGCTGGCCAAGAGCTTCGTAGGAGCCAAGGAGCTGGGCAAGATGCTGGTGGACTGt tgtACAGACTCAGATGGGTGTGCAGTGGACAGAGCCAGAGCCTGGTGTGAGATGACTGATACACACtaccacag actgAGTCCTCAGCTGTCTCAGGAAGTGATGCTGGATGAGATCAGTGACGCCGTGCTGGTGGACATGTTGTGGGAGACCCAGATGTACCTGTTCCAGCAGAGAGACGGCATCCGCTCTCtggccctacagctcctcatggactga